The genomic interval GGCCGGCGTTCTCGAAAGCGAACAGGAAGCCCTGATCGCCGATCTGGCACCGCCGGCCCTGCCGGTTTCGCCAGAACCGGCGGCACACAAGATCAGCAGCCCCGTGCTGCGCCGCGTGGCGGAAACGGCCGGGCAGGTGGCGGTGACCTACCGCCCGGCGGGAGACAAGTACCTGCTGGTGGAATACGGCCCGCTGGTGCTCGACCTCAACCTGCGCTTCCGCGTCCACGCCCTGATGGAATGGCTGCAGGGGCGCGACTTCCCCGGCATCATCGACCTCACGCCGGGCATCCGCTCGCTGCAGGTGCACTACGACAGCCGTGTGATGCCGCTGCACAAGTTGATGGAAACCCTGAGCTACGCCGAGGCCCGGCTGCCCGCCATCGAGGACATGGTGGTGCCGACGCGCATCGTGCACCTGCCGCTGTCGTGGGACGACCCATCGACGCGCCTGGCGATCGAGAAATACATGCAGTCGGTGCGCAAGGACGCGCCGTGGTGCCCGAGCAACATCGAGTTCATCCGCCGCATCAACGGACTGGACGACATCGAACAGGTCAAGGACATCGTGTTCAACGCCAGCTACCTGGTGATGGGCCTGGGCGACGTGTACCTCGGCGCCCCGGTGGCCACGCCGCTCGACCCCAGACATAGACTGGTGACCACCAAGTACAACCCGGCGCGCACCTGGACGCCGGAGAACGCGGTCGGCATCGGCGGCGCCTACATGTGCGTATACGGCATGGAAGGCCCCGGCGGCTACCAGTTCGTCGGCCGCACCATCCAGATGTGGAACCGCTACAAGCAGACCGCCGACTTCACGGACGGCAAGCCCTGGCTGCTGCGCTTCTTCGACCAGATCCGCTTCTACCCGGTGTCCGAGGCCGAACTGCTGAAGCTGCGCGAGGACTTCGTCGCCGGGCGCTTCCAGCTCAAGGTCGAGGAAACCACGTTCAGCCTCAGGGAGTACAACCAGTTCCTCGAAGCCAACAGCAGCGACATCGCCGCCTTCAAGACCACCCAGCAGGCCGCCTTCGACGCCGAACGCGAGCGCTGGGAAGCCAGCGGCCAGGCCGACTACGCCTCCGACGCCACGGTGGCGGAAGCCGCCGCCGACAGCGAGCTGGACCTGCCGCCCAACAGCCGCGCCGTGGCCAGCCACGTGGCTGGCAATATCTGGAAAATCGAGGTGGCGGAAGGCGACACGGTGGAAGCGGGCGATACCCTGCTGATCGTCGAATCCATGAAGATGGAAATCGCCGTCACCGCCCCGGCCGCCGGCAAGGTGCTGCGCCTGTTCTGCAAGGAGGGCAGCCAGGTGGCGGCGGGGCAGGATCTGCTGGTGCTGCAGGGGGAATAGGCCATGCAAGACTTTTCCCTCGACATCGCCAGCCTGCGCCGGCTTTACCTGAACGGCCAGCTCACCCCGCGCCAGCTGGTGGACGCGCTGCTGGCGCGGCCCGACGACGGCAACCCGGTGTGGATTCACCGCCTCTCCCCGGCGGAGCTGTACCGCTACGCCGACGCCCTGGCGGGCAAGGACCCGGCCGCCCTGCCCCTGTACGGCATCCCTTTCGCCATCAAGGACAACATCGACCTGGCCGGCGCGCCCACCACGGCGGCCTGCCCGGAATTCGCCTACCTGCCGGAAAAGAGCGCCACGGTGGTGCAGCGCCTGATCGACGCGGGCGCCATCCCGCTCGGCAAGACCAACCTCGACCAGTTCGCCACCGGCCTCAACGGCACCCGCTCGCCCTACGGTGCCTGCCGCAACGCCTTCGACCCGGCCTACATCTCCGGCGGATCGAGCTCGGGTTCGGCGGTGGCGGTGGCCACCGGGCAGGCGAGCTTCTCCCTCGGCACTGACACCGCCGGCTCCGGCAGGGTGCCGGCGGCGTTCAACAACATCGTCGGCCACAAGCCCACCTGCGGCTGGCTGTCGACCAGCGGCGTGGTGCCGGCCTGCCGCTCGCTGGACAGCGTGTCCATTTTCGCGCTGACGGCGCAGGACGCAGAACAGGTGCTGGCCGTGGCGGCGGGGTTCAACGAGTCCGACCCCTATTCCCGCCCGGCGCAGGGCCACGGCTTTGATTTCGGCCGCGCGCAGGCGTTCCGTTTCGGGGTGCCGCGCGCCGACCAGCTGCAGTTCTTCGGCAACGCGGAAGCCGAGCGCCTGTTCGGTGAGGTGCTGGCGCGGCTGCAGGCGCTCGGTGGCCAGCCGGTGGAGATCGATTTCGCGCCTTTCCTGGACGCCGCCCGCCTGCTCTACGAAGGGCCGTGGGTGGCGGAGCGCTACGCAGCCATCAAGGATTTTTTCGACAGCCAGGCCGACAGGATATTTCCCCCGGTGCGCGACATCATCGCCGGAGCCAGCCGCTTTTCCGCCGCCGATGCCTTCGCCGGGCAATACCGTTTGCGCGCGCTGAAGCGCGAGGCCGACCGGGTATGGGACACCATCGACTGCCTGGTCACGCCGACCGCCGGCACGATCTACCCCATCGCCGCCATGCAGGCCGACCCGATCCGGTTGAATGCCAATTTAGGCTATTACACCAACTTCATGAACCTGCTGGATTACGCGGCGACCGCCGTGCCGGCCGGGTTCCAGGCGGATGGGCTGCCTTTCGGCATTACCCTGGTGGCGCCTGCTCATCAGGATGGTCCGCTGCTGCGCCTGGCAGGCCGCATGCAGACGGCTGTTGCCACGCCGCTGGGTGCCACCGGCCTGCCTCAGCCCGAGTCTTCTGCCATCAGTCTCCTGCCTTCTGGCCAGGTGCGGGTGGCGGTAGTGGGCGCACACCTCTCTGGGCTGCCGCTCAACTGGCAGCTTACGCAGCGCGGCGGGCGGCTGGTGGCCGGCACCCATACCGCGCCCTGCTACCGTTTTTACGCGCTGCCGGACGGCAAGCGGCCGGGGCTGGTGCGGGTGGCGGAAGGGGGAGCGGCTATCGAGTGCGAGGTTTGGGAGCTGCCGGCCAGTGAGTTTGGCTCTTTCGTGGCGGGGATTCCTGCGCCGCTGGGGATCGGGAAGGTGGAACTGGAGGATGGGAGTACGGTGAACGGGTTTATTTGCGAAGGGATTGGAATAACGGGTGCGGTGGACATCACCGGGTTTGGCGGGTGGCGGGCTTATCTTCGGCAGCGGGATGGCGCGGGGGCATAAGCGCGGCGCAGCGTCCAGTGATCGGAGGGGGCGGGTTGAGCGCCTGGAGCAGCCCTTTAGAGAGATAAAATGACTGCCGCCATTTACTACCTAATCAACCTCCATGCCGACCACAACGACCAAAGTCCAAGCAATAAAAATCCGACACTACCCAGGATGAAAAAAGTAGCCCACATGTCAAAGCTTAGTGGATCGCTTGTTCGAGATACTAGCCTTACTGAAGCACGCCAACCAACTTGAAGAATGCCGCTTTCTTCTCCCTCAGAATAAATGTTCCACAACCCCAGGGCACCAGCGAACGCGAGTGCTCCAGAGAATAGATATGTTCGGACGGTAGGTGGTTGATGGGCCATTTTAAGGAGTAACGCTCAACGTGTGAACTCAGGGGCACGAAACCGGCTTGCCGGCGAAGCGTCCCACTGGAGCGGCAGGTTAGACAGACTTGTCTTCGATTTGCCCACTAAATCCCTCCCGCTCATACCTGCCCTTTGCCTTTGCTCTCATTTCATTGAGTTCTACGCGAGTGATGATGCCTGAGGCAACCTGCTCTTCAAATACCCTGTCTAGCTCCAGACTTTGCTGTTCTAAGGAAAGTCCTTTGAACTGACGATCCCAACGAGTCATGAACCATCTGCGGTAAGCAATCAAACCAACAGTAATGAAGACTAACAACGCCAGGAGACTTAACCCCTTACTATCGTTGGAACTGAAACCAAGCTGCTGGAAGAGGACATACAGAAACCCTAAGCTTGTGCTCAGAGCGAGGAACCAACCGACTTCGGTATGAGTGGGTAATCTCGGAAAAAGCTTCATTGGCGGGAGGTCTAACAGTTAATCAACGGACCGAACGGTCAGTACTGTTGATAATAATAAGGCGTGCTGATTTTTCATAAGTCTTTGATTCATTGAAACTCCATCAAATTCAACTGTCCGTATATGACGTAATAGTACAGACAGATAAGATTCGTGTCCTCAGTAAACCAGATCGAATGTAATTGACCAGTGGGTTAATCGAATCAATTGGTTCAGCCACGATTGATCCGAGTCCGGTAGTGTTGCGTGCGCTTCGCGCGCTTGATTGATTGCCGGGGGCAGCCCGGCAGCTGGTTACTTTATTTTGCTTGCCCAAAATAAAGTAACCAAACAAAAGGGCCCCCCATCCACCGCCCCTTCGGGGTCCCCTGCGCTGCTCGTCAAGCCGGGCGGCTGCGGAACTCGCGCTTTGCGCTCAGACAGTCCTCGCCGACTACCCCCGGCTTGCCTCCGCTGCTCGGCGGTGGACCGAGGGGAATTCGGGGCAGTACCACGTTCTTTCTTTAAATCAGTGGTTGTGGCGCACCACCCGCTTCCCCTTCTGCGCCGCTTCGGTTTGGTCAGCAAATTGGGGGCAGTCGGCTGCGCCTTGTCTGAGCTCCGCGACAGCCCACGTTTTGTGTGGGCTGTTAGGGCGAGTTGCGCAGACGCCCAATTTGCTGACCAAACCGAAGGTACCCGAAGGGCGGCGCAGGGGGTCGCCTTTTCTTGGTTACCTTCTTTTCGGAATTATGTAGCAACCGCACAAAGATAATTCGGCCCATTTCCGTAGAATCTCCCTATCAAGAAATATTGAAATGGGAAGATATATGGGACACACCTACGCCATATCCGGGCTAGTCGGCAAGCGTTCCGAAATGGCCGGAATGATCGAGCACCACCAGAAGGAAATAGAGCGCCTTCGGCAAGGCTTGTACCAGATCGACGCCGCGATCCGCATCTTCGATCCCACTTATCGTATCCGATCTATCAAGGCGACGGAATACCGTCGCTATAGCCGCATCTTCAAGAAGGGCGAATGCTATCGGCTCTGCCTGGACGCGCTGCGCCGTGCAGATGGCGTGCTGAGCACCACGCTCATCACCGAGATGATCATGCACAAAAAGGGATTGACGCACGAACAGCAAACGACGATCACGGACAGCGTGAACAACTCACTGCGCTTTGCCGAGCGCCGGGGCATCGTCCAGCGCGTCGGCATGGATGGCGTCAGCATCCGCTGGAAGCTGGCAGACTGAGGGGGCAACATCATGGCTCAATCTATTGTTGTCTCCGGCCTGGTTTCCAAACGTGCTGAGTTGGTCGGCAGGTTGGAGCATTACGCTCAAGAGGTTGACCGGCTGGATGCCGAACTCCGGCACCTGGACGCAACGATCAAACTATTCGCGCCGGAAATGGACTTGCGCACTTTGCCGCCCAAGCGGTTTGTTGAGACGAACCGGATTTTCAGGCAAGGCGAGAGTAACCGCTGCATGCTTGAGGTGTTGAGAGAGGCTGGCGGGAAACTCAATACGCAGCAAATTGCTCAGCGTATCGCGAAAAAGAAGAATCTTGATGAAGCCAAGGTTAAAGCCGTGCGCGACACCATTCTGGATACCCTTCGCCGCGCCGAGAAGAAAGGCGTGGTTCGCCAATCTGGAAAGGAAGGAATGGCCTTGCTTTGGCAATTGGTCTAGCCTTGTATAGCCAATGACTACGCCGCTAAAGCGGCAAGTCATTGGCTATACTGCCAACCTTCACAGATTGGTGGGCGACACTCTGCCGGTCTTGCCTCTATGGCTTCCGCCACTTGTCTGGATTCCCAGTATTGGTATTTCGGACGCGCTCAACGTGAACGGCTGCATCTGGGTTTAACTCTTTTGCACGCTCGATTGCTTCCGCCTGTGTCGGTGCGACCGCGCTAGCCCTTTCAGCATTCGGCTTGCGGACGGCATAATCGCCTTGTGGTCGGCGTTCTACAAAAAGGTTATTGCTATCTTTCTTGTCGCTCATATCAACTCCTTTGATGAAGTTACTTTGTTACAAACAAGATCACCAATGTTTGGCATTCAGCAAAGCTAAATACCCCCCCCACGGCGAGTACATTAAAATTACTATATATGGTAGTTCAATGCAAATTATTTACTATATGTATATGGCTAGGCAGCCAGCCGCTCCGCCAGGCGCTTATTCCCTTGCCAGTACCCGCAGAAGTCTCGTGATGTACCCGTGTGGGCGCATTTCGTCATGATGTCGGTGAAGATTTCGCCGTTGGGTGTGCGGCGCGTATCTTCACGATATGCAGCCTCATTGGCATAGTTTGCCAGGTACAGATTGCCGAACTTGTGCATCTGGCCA from Sulfurimicrobium lacus carries:
- the atzF gene encoding allophanate hydrolase — translated: MQDFSLDIASLRRLYLNGQLTPRQLVDALLARPDDGNPVWIHRLSPAELYRYADALAGKDPAALPLYGIPFAIKDNIDLAGAPTTAACPEFAYLPEKSATVVQRLIDAGAIPLGKTNLDQFATGLNGTRSPYGACRNAFDPAYISGGSSSGSAVAVATGQASFSLGTDTAGSGRVPAAFNNIVGHKPTCGWLSTSGVVPACRSLDSVSIFALTAQDAEQVLAVAAGFNESDPYSRPAQGHGFDFGRAQAFRFGVPRADQLQFFGNAEAERLFGEVLARLQALGGQPVEIDFAPFLDAARLLYEGPWVAERYAAIKDFFDSQADRIFPPVRDIIAGASRFSAADAFAGQYRLRALKREADRVWDTIDCLVTPTAGTIYPIAAMQADPIRLNANLGYYTNFMNLLDYAATAVPAGFQADGLPFGITLVAPAHQDGPLLRLAGRMQTAVATPLGATGLPQPESSAISLLPSGQVRVAVVGAHLSGLPLNWQLTQRGGRLVAGTHTAPCYRFYALPDGKRPGLVRVAEGGAAIECEVWELPASEFGSFVAGIPAPLGIGKVELEDGSTVNGFICEGIGITGAVDITGFGGWRAYLRQRDGAGA
- a CDS encoding DUF2188 domain-containing protein; the encoded protein is MSDKKDSNNLFVERRPQGDYAVRKPNAERASAVAPTQAEAIERAKELNPDAAVHVERVRNTNTGNPDKWRKP